In one Brassica oleracea var. oleracea cultivar TO1000 chromosome C9, BOL, whole genome shotgun sequence genomic region, the following are encoded:
- the LOC106318763 gene encoding replication factor C subunit 2: MASSSSTSSGGGGYEIPWVEKYRPSKVVDIVGNEDAVSRLQVIARDGNMPNLILAGPPGTGKTTSILALAHELLGPNYREAVLELNASDDRGIDVVRNKIKMFAQKKVTLPPGRHKVVILDEADSMTSGAQQALRRTIEIYSNSTRFALACNTSGKIIEPIQSRCALVRFSRLSDQEILGRLMVVVQAENVPYVPEGLEAIIFTADGDMRQALNNLQATFSGFRFVNQENVFKVCDQPHPLHVKNMVRNVLESKFDDACHGMKQLYDLGYSPTDIITTLFRIIKNYDMAEYLKLEFMKETGFAHMRICDGVGSYLQLCGLLAKLAVVRETAKAA; encoded by the exons ATGGCGTCTTCGTCTTCAACATCTTCCGGCGGCGGAGGTTACGAGATCCCGTGGGTGGAGAAATACAGGCCGAGCAAAGTGGTGGATATCGTCGGAAACGAAGATGCAGTCTCAAGGCTCCAAGTCATCGCTCGCGACGGCAACATGCCCAATCTTATCCTCGCC GGTCCTCCTGGAACGGGTAAGACCACTAGCATTTTGGCTCTTGCCCACGAGCTTCTCGGCCCTAACTATAGAGAGGCTGTTCTCGAGTTGAATGCTTCTGATGATAG GGGTATCGATGTTGTTAGGAACAAGATTAAGATGTTTGCTCAGAAGAAAGTCACACTTCCTCCGGGTCGTCATAAGGTTGTCATTCTTGATGAAGCTGACAG CATGACATCTGGAGCACAGCAAGCTTTGAGGAGAACGATTGAGATCTACTCAAACTCTACCCGGTTTGCACTTGCTTGTAACACTTCTGGCAAGATTATTGAGCCTATCCAGAGTAGATGCGCCCTTGTTCGATTCTCTAGGTTATCTGATCAGGAGATACTTGGCCGTCTCATGGTCGTGGTTCAAGCTGAGAAT GTTCCTTATGTACCTGAAGGCCTTGAGGCGATAATCTTCACAGCTGATGGTGATATGAGGCAAGCTCTGAACAACTTGCAAGCTACATTCAGTGGGTTTCGCTTTGTCAATCAAGAAAACGTCTTCAAG GTCTGTGACCAGCCTCACCCGCTTCATGTCAAGAACATGGTTCGCAATGTGTTGGAAAGCAAGTTTGACGATGCTTGTCACGGCATGAAGCAGCTATACGATCTAGGCTACTCTCCTACCGACATTATCACAACACTTTTCCGTATAATAAAGAATTATGATATGGCTGAGTATCTGAAACTTGAGTTCATGAAA GAAACTGGTTTTGCGCATATGAGAATATGTGATGGAGTTGGATCATACCTCCAGCTATGTGGTCTTCTTGCTAAGTTAGCCGTTGTTCGTGAAACAGCGAAAGCTGCTTAG